AATGAAGCTTGTCCAATTTTAATTGAGATAAGGTCTGTTGATAACCAGGCTACTCTTCCTAGTCTGATGTCATGCAAGCTTATTTAACCCTGAGTTGACTGAAAGGTCCCTTTCTGGTAGTATCGATGTGAAACTCCTATGGAAACCCAAACCGCAATGGATATTGAAGTAAAATGGGTAATAAGTTATGgtcatattcatattcatattacAAACAACCATATTGTGTtattaactgatgacaacacaATCTGAATCAGAATCTGATTTATTTCACATGACTAATAGTGGCCCACAGGTTTCAGTTTGTCAAAGTTTGGAATACCGACTAACCTGCCCATGGACTCTCACACTCATACAGCATCCACTCGTCAGCGCGGAAGGTGTTGTGGAACCACATGGCGTGGTCGAGGGAGGCTGAGAACTGGGCCCTGTATTCCGGGTAGGGCAGCACAGTGGTGCCCAGGAATGAGTAGTCCGACACGTACGCAGCCACGCAACAGTGCAGTTTCATGTCGCCTTCCCctaggaaaagagaggagtttCTTAACAGTTAGGAGTTGTTACTTGATAAAACATTGTACATGTCCAAAGAAATATATTGTTACTCAGTATCACACATCAGATTTGACATGGAAATACATGTTTCACAGTATAATAAAACTTACTTGCTCAAAAACATAAGTGAAGTAGATTTCAAATGCCAAATGTTTACATCTAAGTCTTTCCTTACCAATATGCCCTCTTGCTCGAACCCAGAAGAGTTTCTTTGGTTCCATGGCAACACGTCTGTAGAAATCAGGTGGATTAACTGGCTTGATTTCAATGGGGACCTCATCTGCCAGGATTTTATTAAGTCCTTGTCTGGCCTTGTCTGCCAAATTGGGAATACTGtgtttaaacaaaaacaatggtaGAGATCAACACAGAGCTTCACAATTTGTGTGTAGTCCCTCTACAAAATAAGAAAACAACCTGCAACATGCCTAACTTTGATTAACTGATGACCTATAAGTGTGAGTATAATTTTGTTTTGGGAAAGACTGATTTTAcagtaaatgtacacatacatttcaTGTTTGTGCCTCAATTCAGTTGTACTCTATTTTGTTTGAGAATTTTGGTGAGATTTTGCTTTTAGCAGACAAAAGTGGTTGAGCCAAATTAATTTATGATTGTGGTGgggacatacacatacagaagtGTACATGTGGTTGTATTCCTGTTCATGACTCAGGGGCTATGTGATTTGAATGGCATGGCAGACTTCAACGTGCAGCCCAAGTCTAGTCGAATTCTCAGCAGGCTCTTCACACATTGCTTTAATAATGTTAGAGgagtgtaatttgattggttgttgaGCTGAAATACCAACAAGCATTTGCTGTAACTGTGGACTGTCCCTTTAACGCTGCACTAACTTTGACAGTATGGGGTTGAGGGAGTGGGAGCCCCACCTGAGGTACTGCTGGATGAGCTCCTCAACAGTAAATAGCTCCTCGGGCGGTGGGACGGAGGGCATGGTGAACTGGTGCTCCAGGACACTGGACTGTTGGAGGTGGAAGGACGCCTGACAGATCAAAATGGGTTTCCCGTACTGGATGGCCTTGACCGAGCGCACAGAGAAACTGCGGCCATCTCGTGTCCGCTCCACCTGGTACAATACTGGAACTTTGGGGTCACCTGCGACCAGAGATTTTCAGTAAGCGGCTATGACTGTAAATGAGACTCTAAAAATCGGGAAGTGAAACTCTGCCTTTACCTAGGGGTGGGGGGTTCTATTTTAGCACTAGGGATTAAAGGCATTTCTCTTCTACTTACATACCTGCTCTTACAAAGTAACAGTGAAGAGAGTGGGCAAAGAATTGGTCTGTGACAGAATTGGCAGCAGCCACCAAAGCCTGTCCAACAATCTGGCCCCCAAAGAGACGTTGAGTGCGAGGTACCCAGTGATGCTTTCCACTGGATGAAGAGAGAATGAAACAAAATCCTAAATGACGTTGGGATTAAGTGGGCTCTTGCTCAAAGCTACCAACAAAGCAGTTGCTATAGCATTACACGTAGCCTCGTAATttcattaacacaaacacatattggGCAGAGGGTTAGGCCACTGTTGGGCGGTTAACATATTGGTAGGTGTAGACTAGCTATGCATACAGATTTTACGTTGTCATTTGTAACTTGTTGTAACAGCTAGAATAAAGCATGTAACCTGTAAAGATCCGTGTCGATTTTCTCTAAATTCAGAACGCTAGTGACCAGTATGCTTCGTAGATCCGATGTATCAGAACTGGACATATTTTCTGGGTTTGTGCCGTTACAAGACTGGCTCTTCAACTTTTCGTTTCGATTATTTTTATGTCCCATGCACGGAACTGTCGACTTCTTGCTGGTGTCCGCCATATTGTCGGGGGCTATTACTTCTACGTCACGTAAAGAGGCGGTGTTTCCCTTTATCCCAGTGGAGTAGGGGTTAACCCACTTACGCACTTTACGCAGCCGGTGTCGCAGCACATTAGATTGGTGATAGACGTGCTAATACCCTTGAAATTCCCCGTCCCTTAGTGGGTATTCATTCAATACTCTTCAGTTGTACTTGTACATCTCGACAAGgtcaatgagtaggcctacagttctTACTTATTCTGTAGACCTTTTATGAATGACACACTATGCAGAATACATATAACAGTATCACTTTAATATTACCAAATAAAACATATATTTATTTGAATGAATGTATTAACATGAATGTTGCTTATTTAAACATTTTACAACCGGAATCTAAGTCCATTAGGCTAGATCACAGTTCATACTAAATCACGTCGCATCTGTTGTGGGGCAGCCGTTCAAGGCACATTGATCCATTTACATTACACTCGCCATTTTAACATTCGTGTAGTTGTAATGTTACTCTACAACCA
Above is a genomic segment from Alosa sapidissima isolate fAloSap1 chromosome 4, fAloSap1.pri, whole genome shotgun sequence containing:
- the acot8 gene encoding acyl-coenzyme A thioesterase 8 is translated as MADTSKKSTVPCMGHKNNRNEKLKSQSCNGTNPENMSSSDTSDLRSILVTSVLNLEKIDTDLYSGKHHWVPRTQRLFGGQIVGQALVAAANSVTDQFFAHSLHCYFVRAGDPKVPVLYQVERTRDGRSFSVRSVKAIQYGKPILICQASFHLQQSSVLEHQFTMPSVPPPEELFTVEELIQQYLSIPNLADKARQGLNKILADEVPIEIKPVNPPDFYRRVAMEPKKLFWVRARGHIGEGDMKLHCCVAAYVSDYSFLGTTVLPYPEYRAQFSASLDHAMWFHNTFRADEWMLYECESPWAGGSRGLVQGRLWRQDGVLAASCAQEGVLRMQALSESKL